Sequence from the Thermoflexus sp. genome:
TTCAAGAACATCGCCATTCTGTTCTCCTTCACCGTAAACCTGATCCTGGTCATCGTGCTGGCCCTGCTCTATTTGCAGCTGTCCTCCCTGAAGTCCACGGTGAACCAGACGGTGGCGCGCCTGGAGGAGATCGCGCAGGATCTTGGAAGCACCCACATCTCCACCACCATCCCCATCCGGCAATCGGTCCCTGTGGCCTTTGAACTTCCGGTTCAACAGGATACGGTGGTGGTGACGCTGGCCCCGGTGCCCATCACCACCGCGGCGACGTTCCAGCTGCCCGGGGGCGGGGGCACGATCAACGGGACGGTCTTTATCAACCTGCCTCCGGGCACCCGTCTTCCGGTGCGGCTGAACATGACGGTTCCGGTTCGCACGCAAATCGGGGTGAGCTTCGATCAACCGGTGGACATCGCCCTGGGCGCTTCAGGGCTGGACCCGGTGGTGGGGAAGCTGCTCCTGCTCCTGAAGGATCTCAAGGCACTGCTGGATATGATCCCAGGACCATAGGGGCGGGTGAGGGGTGTGTCGGGGCTGATGGCCGGCCTTGGGGTGTCGAATGAATTCGACCTCAAAGGGCCTTCGGCCAGTGGCCGGCCTTCGCTGGCCAGAAAGCATCTTCGCGTCGGCGGAGGCCGACGCGAGGCGCGAAGCGCCTATGAAGGCCGATTGAAATCGGCGCAAAAGGCAAGAAAGGCCTTTCGCGTCGGCGGAGGCCGATGGATGGCGCGGAACGTCTGTTAAGGTTGATTTCCCATCGAGCGATACAAGCCCATATCCTTCATAAATTCAGGGTCCAGTGGGATGCGGTTGCGCACACATATCGTCATGGGAGGGGTGATCGGCTTCTGGATCGGCGGACCGCTGGGAGGCGTGCTGGGGGCCTTCTCCGGCGCGATCCCGGATGTGGATCTGGATGTGGGCTCCGTGGCGCGAGGGGCACGGGGGCTGGGGGCGCTGGCCCTCGTCGGGGGCGCGCTGGGGGGGTATCTGCTGCGATCTCCATGGATGGTTGGGATCGGCCTGGGAAGTGGTTTCCTGTTGTGGATGCTGATCCGCCTCCCCCATCGCGGGCCCACGCACTCTCTTGCTCTGGCAGTCCTCTGGAGCCTTCTGGGCGCGCTGCTCTGGAAGGAACCCAGGCTGGCCGGGGCATGGGCTGCGGGATATCTCTCCCATCTGTTGCTGGATGCGCTCACCCCCCAGGGGATCCCCTGGCTGTGGCCGCTCTCGACTGGTCGCCTGCGCCTGGCGCGCTGGCGGACCGGATCGTTGTGGGATCATGGGATCCTGTGGCTCAGTGGGATCGCCGGGTTGGGGCTCCTGGGCTGGCGTCTGCTGAGCGGATGATAGGGGGAAATGGCGTGAAGGCGACGAGCTCCCCTCCGATCTGCGATTACGAGGCGACCGACTACGAGGCCTTCTGGCGGGCGGGCCGCACCTATGAGGATCTGGCGGAGCGGATCGCGCTGCGGGCGCTGTTGCCGCCGTGGGGCCATCGGCTGGTGGAGATCGGCGCGGGCTTTGGACGGCTGGCCGATTTATACGGCGGCTACGAGGAGGTGTATCTCCTGGATTACGCGCGGACGCAGGTGGAAGCTGCCCGGCGGCGCTGGGGACACGACCCGCGGTTCCGCTTCGTGGTGGGCGATCTATACCGCCTGCCCTTCATGCCCGGCTCCTTCGATACTGTTGTGATGGTCCGGGTGATCCATCACGTCCAGGATGTGCCCCGCGCGCTCGGGGGGATCCACGAAATCCTGCGGCCGGGAGGCGTGTTCGTCCTGGAGTTCGCCAGTAAGCGTCACCTGAAGGCCATCCTCCGTTACGCCCTGGGCGCTCAGTCCTGGTCGCCCTTCTCGCCGGAGCCCGTGGAGTTCGCCCCGCTCCATTTCGATTTCCATCCTGCCTGGATGCGCGCCCGGCTGGAAGAGGCGGGCTTCCGGATCCGGCGGGAACGGGCGGTGTCGCATTTCCGGCATCCGTGGCTGAAGCGTTTGATCCCTGCCCCCTGGCTGGCCCGAATGGACGGCTGGGTGCAGGGGATCGGCGCTCTCTGGAAGCTGACGCCCAGCATCTTCGTTCAGGCGGAGGCGGGGCCTGGAGAGCATCTGACCGGAGATGGGCTCTGGCGCTGCCCCCTCTGCCGGCTCCCGGCCCACGAGGAGGAAACAGCGGTAGTCTGCCCGGCGGGCCATCGCTGGCCCCGGGAGGGTTCGCTTTATGTCATGCGCCCGATGGGAGCATGAGGATTGACAGCAGTTGCCCATTTTATTAGCATTTATTGCCCGTTCTGACGACTGACTGCAACCGTGAAACTCTCCGCGCGGAACCGCGCCAGGCGAGGGCTGGAGGCGATGGGATGCGGGGGATGCAGGCGTTTCGCTTCGAGCGGGATCCCAATGTGGCGCAGCGGGTGGCCCTGGCCAAACACGGGGGAAC
This genomic interval carries:
- a CDS encoding metal-dependent hydrolase → MRLRTHIVMGGVIGFWIGGPLGGVLGAFSGAIPDVDLDVGSVARGARGLGALALVGGALGGYLLRSPWMVGIGLGSGFLLWMLIRLPHRGPTHSLALAVLWSLLGALLWKEPRLAGAWAAGYLSHLLLDALTPQGIPWLWPLSTGRLRLARWRTGSLWDHGILWLSGIAGLGLLGWRLLSG
- a CDS encoding class I SAM-dependent methyltransferase gives rise to the protein MKATSSPPICDYEATDYEAFWRAGRTYEDLAERIALRALLPPWGHRLVEIGAGFGRLADLYGGYEEVYLLDYARTQVEAARRRWGHDPRFRFVVGDLYRLPFMPGSFDTVVMVRVIHHVQDVPRALGGIHEILRPGGVFVLEFASKRHLKAILRYALGAQSWSPFSPEPVEFAPLHFDFHPAWMRARLEEAGFRIRRERAVSHFRHPWLKRLIPAPWLARMDGWVQGIGALWKLTPSIFVQAEAGPGEHLTGDGLWRCPLCRLPAHEEETAVVCPAGHRWPREGSLYVMRPMGA